The nucleotide window GAAGGGCAGCTGGAAGGCCCGGAATGGGTGCTGTAATGGGAAGCAAGAAGCTCAAGGCAGTTGTGATTAAGGGAAGCAAGGACATACCTGTTGCCGACAAGGAAGAGCTTAAGAAGCTGAGCGGGGAAGCTTACAACGACATATTAAACGCCCCAGGATACCCGTTCTGGAAGAGGCAAGGTACGATGGCGGCAGTTGAGTGGACGAACGAGAACTCAGCGTTACCTACTAGAAACTTCAGCGACGGAAGCTTCGAGTTCGCCCGTTCTATAGACGGTTACACCATGGAGGGAATGAAGGTCAAGCAGAGAGGTTGTCCGTACTGTAACATGCCATGTGGAAACGTGGTTCTAGATGCAGAAGGCCAAGAAAGCGAGCTAGACTACGAGAACGTCGCTTTGCTAGGTGCAAACCTCGGGATAGGGAAGCTCAACGAGGTTGCAGTCCTTAACAGGATAGCAGATGACATGGGTATGGACACCATAAGCCTTGGCGGGGTCATAGGCTTCGTCATGGAGGCCAAGGAGAAGGGACTTATTAAGGACGATGAAGCTCCTGAATTTGGAGACTTCAAGAAGGCCAAGGAGCTAGCTTTAAACATAGCCTACAGAAGAACTGAACTAGGTAACTTCGCGGCCGAGGGAGTTAAGAGGATGGCCGAAAAGCTTGGAGATGACAGCTTCGCAATGCACGTGAAGGGGCTGGAGGTTAGCGGTTACAACTGCTTCATCTACCCGGCGATGGCCCTAGCCTATGGAACCAGCTCAATAGGTGCCCACCACAAGGAGGCCTGGGTCATAGCCTGGGAGATAGGTACGGCACCTATAGAGGGAGAGCAGGCAAAGAAGGTTGAGTACAAGATAACCTACGATCCAGTAAAGGCTGAGAAGGTCGTTGAGTTGCAGAGGCTGAGGGGTGGGCTCTTCGAGATGCTAACGGCCTGTAGATTACCATGGGTTGAGATAGGATTAAGCTTGGAGTACTATCCAAAGCTACTCAAGGCGATAACTGGAGTTACCTACACTTGGGACGACCTTTACAAGGCTGCCGACAGGATCTACGCATTGATAAGGGCCTACTGGGTCAGGGAATTCAACGGGAACTGGGGAAGAGAGATGGATTATCCACCGAAGAGGTGGTTCAACGAAGGATTGAAGAGTGGCCCCTACAAGGGCCAGCACTTGGACAGGGAGAAGTACGATGCACTACTCTCAGAGTACTACAGGATAAGGGGATGGGACGAGAGGGGAATACCAACCAAGGAGACCCTCAAGAAGCTCGACTTAGATTTCGTTATCCCAGAGCTCGAGAAGGTTACGAAGCTTTCTTAACCCCGAACTTTAATTTTTATTTTCATGATGGCCATGTTCTTCGATAGGGAAAAAGAGTTAGAGGAATTAACGGATTTAGTTAGTTCTAAGCCAAGCATGATAACTTTCACTTATGGGCCGATAAATAGCGGAAAGACTACCCTCTTGATTGAGTTCTCCAAGAGATTACCCAGAGAATACATAGTATTCAATATTAACCTCAGGGGAAGGTTTATCAGGGAAGAGAAGGATTTTATAAAGGTTTTATTTATGAAAAAGGAAGAGAGTGAAAGCATTAAGAACTCATACAAGGGCATACCAATTCCAGAGGGCATTCTAAATGAGATACTTGAGAATCCATTCCTATTCCTAGAGGAGTACTTTGAGGAGATTAACAACTCCGGTAGAATTCCAGTTCTGATTCTCGATGAGCTTCAGGTTATAGGAGATCTAAGAATAGACGACCTCTTGATATATAAGCTCTTCAACTTCTTTGTTAGGCTCACGAAAGAGCTACACTTAGCTCACGTCTTCGTTGCAACTAGTGATAGTCTCTTCCTGGAAAGGGTACATGGAGAGGCTATGCTGCACGGAAGATCTAGGTTTATGCTAGTTGACGATTTCGACGAGAGGACTACGCTGGAGTTCTTAACTTCCAACGGATTAAGCGAAGAAGAGGCTAAGATAGCGTGGCACTACTTAGGCGGAAAACCCTCTTACCTCGTCGACCTCCTCCAAAGGAGTAGGATTAGGGTTGAGGACTACTGCAAGGAAGCTTTAAAGTGGAGGACTAGCCAAATTCTTGATTCCCTGTACACTCTTAAGGGGAGGAAGCTAAGGAAAGTTATTGAGTTATTATCAAAATTCAGGGAGAACGATGAGATAACTTATGGCCCCCTTTCGGAGGAGATAGTTTGGAGCGTTAGGAATAATATACTCTTCGCAGACCCGAGGGAGAGAAAACTAAGACCTCAAGGAAGGCTTGAAAAGCACGCAATAGAACTTGCATTAGAAAAGCTACGAAACAATTTTTAAGGGCTATCGTCTAAAATTTCTTCGATGATAGTCGAGGTAGCCAGGGTTTTGGCCTCTTCGAAGAACGCGATAGCATTTACTGGAGCTGGGATTAGCGCCGAAAGCGGCGTTCCAACGTTCAGGGGTAAGGATGGACTGTGGAACAAGTACAGGCCAGAGGAGCTTGCAACGCCAGAGGCGTTTGCAAGGAACCCCAAGCTTGTTTGGGAGTTTTACAAGTGGAGGATTAATAAGATACTCAAAGCAAAGCCAAATCCCGCCCACTACGCTCTGGTTGAACTCGAAGATATGGGAATATTAAGGGCAGTCATAACCCAAAACGTTGACGACCTTCACAGGGAAGCAGGGACTAGAAACTTGATAGAGCTCCACGGGAACATCTTCAGGGTCAAATGCACTAAGTGCAACTTCAAGGAGTACTTAAAGGAGAGCCAAAGGCTAGAAGAAGTTTTAAAGGAAGACCTGCCAAAGTGCCCAAGATGCGGCTCGTTGTTGAGGCCCGACGTTGTGTGGTTTGGAGAACCCTTGCCGAGGGAAGAGCTTGACAGGGCCTTTAAGTTGGCAGAGAAGGCTGATGCTGTTTTGGTCGTTGGAACCAGCGGATTAGTTTACCCAGCTGCTTACATCCCCTACATAGTCAAGGAGTCCGGAGGAACGGTAATCGAGGTCAACGTTGAGGAGTCCGCAATAACGCCTATAGCCGATTTCTTCCTCAGGGGCAGGGCCGGCGAGGTTCTTCCAAGGGTAGTTCACGAGGTCAGGAGGCTACTCCAATGACCAGGATGCATCTCTACCTCAGGAAGAGGGTTGAGGAGGTCAAGGAGAGGTATAGATACGAGATCTATGAGATGCAGAAGTTGCCCTCCTGGGAGAGGTTCGTCCTAACTTGGGTAACCCTTATGGCGTTCTGGCTTGGGATAAGTTGTGATCTCTCGTACAGGGGAGTAACCCTCGGAGCAATCACAACGGCGATAATATCGTTCTACCTGCGCGATTTCCTCACCGACGATGTGAGACATTCAAAGCACTTGGCCTGGAAAATCCTGTACTTCGCCCTGATTTACTTCCCCCAGTACCTCATGATAATGGCCTTCAGACTTCTGGAGAGCAACATAAAGGTCGCAAGGCATGCAATATTGATGGACATAAACCCCGGGATAGTGAAGATAAAGACTACCTTACATTCAGACACGGGCATAACGATTTTAGCCAATTCCATAACCCTTACCCCAGGAACGCTAACCATAGATGTAGCCAAAAAGCTCGACGGAACTTATCTTTACGTTCACTGG belongs to Pyrococcus abyssi GE5 and includes:
- the for gene encoding tungsten-containing formaldehyde ferredoxin oxidoreductase, giving the protein MKGWWGRILRVNLTTGEVKVQEYPEEVAKKFIGGRGLAAWILWNEVKGVDPLSPENKLVFAAGPFNGLPTPSGGKLVVAAKSPLTGGYGDGNLGTMASVHLRRAGYDALVVEGKAKKPVYIYIEDDNVSILSAEGLWGKGTFETERELKKIHGKNVGILSIGPAGENLVKFAVVMSQEGRAAGRPGMGAVMGSKKLKAVVIKGSKDIPVADKEELKKLSGEAYNDILNAPGYPFWKRQGTMAAVEWTNENSALPTRNFSDGSFEFARSIDGYTMEGMKVKQRGCPYCNMPCGNVVLDAEGQESELDYENVALLGANLGIGKLNEVAVLNRIADDMGMDTISLGGVIGFVMEAKEKGLIKDDEAPEFGDFKKAKELALNIAYRRTELGNFAAEGVKRMAEKLGDDSFAMHVKGLEVSGYNCFIYPAMALAYGTSSIGAHHKEAWVIAWEIGTAPIEGEQAKKVEYKITYDPVKAEKVVELQRLRGGLFEMLTACRLPWVEIGLSLEYYPKLLKAITGVTYTWDDLYKAADRIYALIRAYWVREFNGNWGREMDYPPKRWFNEGLKSGPYKGQHLDREKYDALLSEYYRIRGWDERGIPTKETLKKLDLDFVIPELEKVTKLS
- a CDS encoding ATP-binding protein → MMAMFFDREKELEELTDLVSSKPSMITFTYGPINSGKTTLLIEFSKRLPREYIVFNINLRGRFIREEKDFIKVLFMKKEESESIKNSYKGIPIPEGILNEILENPFLFLEEYFEEINNSGRIPVLILDELQVIGDLRIDDLLIYKLFNFFVRLTKELHLAHVFVATSDSLFLERVHGEAMLHGRSRFMLVDDFDERTTLEFLTSNGLSEEEAKIAWHYLGGKPSYLVDLLQRSRIRVEDYCKEALKWRTSQILDSLYTLKGRKLRKVIELLSKFRENDEITYGPLSEEIVWSVRNNILFADPRERKLRPQGRLEKHAIELALEKLRNNF
- the cobB gene encoding NAD-dependent protein deacetylase, which codes for MIVEVARVLASSKNAIAFTGAGISAESGVPTFRGKDGLWNKYRPEELATPEAFARNPKLVWEFYKWRINKILKAKPNPAHYALVELEDMGILRAVITQNVDDLHREAGTRNLIELHGNIFRVKCTKCNFKEYLKESQRLEEVLKEDLPKCPRCGSLLRPDVVWFGEPLPREELDRAFKLAEKADAVLVVGTSGLVYPAAYIPYIVKESGGTVIEVNVEESAITPIADFFLRGRAGEVLPRVVHEVRRLLQ
- a CDS encoding monovalent cation/H+ antiporter subunit E; protein product: MTRMHLYLRKRVEEVKERYRYEIYEMQKLPSWERFVLTWVTLMAFWLGISCDLSYRGVTLGAITTAIISFYLRDFLTDDVRHSKHLAWKILYFALIYFPQYLMIMAFRLLESNIKVARHAILMDINPGIVKIKTTLHSDTGITILANSITLTPGTLTIDVAKKLDGTYLYVHWIDVETLNVERAGELIKGDIEEWLKKVFW